In Notolabrus celidotus isolate fNotCel1 chromosome 22, fNotCel1.pri, whole genome shotgun sequence, one genomic interval encodes:
- the LOC117806507 gene encoding protoheme IX farnesyltransferase-like produces the protein MNVKVYLYVFFYLYVFLLMYLYVYLYLFVNVNVYLYVYMYVYLFMNVNVYLYVYMYVYLYVYLYLYVYMYVYLYVYLYLYVYMYLYVYMYVYLYVYLYLYVYLYLYVFVYVNVKVYLYVFVYLFGIVPVRVRVPCTCTLFVYLYVFVYLYVFVYLYVFVYLYVNVNLYLYVIVYVFVYVFVNVNQYLLVYLYLYVFMNVNVYLYVFLFM, from the exons ATGAATGTGAAAGTGTACCTGTACGTGTTCTTTTACCTGTACGTGTTCCTGTTAATGTACCTGTACGTGTACCTGTACCTGTTCGTGAATGTGAACGTGTACCTGTACGTGTACATGTACGTGTATCTGTTCATGAATGTGAACGTGTACCTGTACGTGTACATGTACGTGTACCTGTACGTGTACTTGTACCTGTACGTGTACATGTACGTGTACCTGTACGTGTACTTGTACCTGTACGTGTACATGTACCTGTACGTGTACATGTACGTGTACCTGTACGTGTACTTGTACCTGTACGTGTACCTGTACCTGTACGTGTTCGTGTACGTGAATGTGAAAGTGTACCTGTACGTGTTCGTGTACCTGTTCGGAAT TGTACCTGTACGTGTTCGTGTACCT TGTACCTGTACCT TGTTCGTGTACCTGTACGTGTTCGTGTACCTGTACGTGTTCGTGTACCTGTACGTGTTCGTGTACCTGTACGTGAATGTGAACCTCTACTTGTACGTGATTGTGTACGTGTTTGTGTAcgtgtttgtgaatgtgaacCAGTACTTGTTAGTGTACCTGTACCTGTACGTGTTCATGAATGTGAACGTGTACCTGTATGTCTTCCTGTTCATGTAA